The nucleotide window CACTGGCAGAATCACCATGCCCCGCTGGTTCGTAAGCATGCGGAGGTCCTTGGTATTCGCCGCTATATTCAGACCGCACCACTGCCCAATCCCGAGGCGCAGCAGGCACTGCAACAGGGGCGAGCTTCAGATCCGGTAGATTTCGACGGATGTGCCGAACTCTGGTGGGATGATCTTGCTGCTCATCTCGCTGCCCGCACAACCGAACAGGGACTGGCCGCGCTTAAGGAACTGATTGAAGATGAGCGACGTTTTGTTGACCTGTCACGTTCTCAGCTGTGGTACGGAGAGGAACGTGAGATTCTATAACGCCGGTGTTAAGTAACGACAATATTGTTCTTAATTAATGCTGATTTAAAAATAAGACACTCTTCGCCAGTAACTGAATAGCCTAAGATAAAAATAGCATTAGGGATAAATAATGGCTGTGATAATTTTTATTCTACGCAGCATCCAGCTGACGTAACACACCATTATTTATCTTATTTTTTCCAGGGATATTCAGAATGAAAAAGCTCCGCCTGGCAAGCTTGTTATTGACCTCTGCATCGCTGTTATTCAGCCATTCCTTTATCGCGCAAGCCGCTGATGCGCCAATCCCGTCACTGGCGGGCAAACGCATCGGCATCACCGTTGCTGGTACAGAACATTACTGGGATCTGAAAGCCTATCAGGGGCAGATCGACGAGGTGAAACGCCTTGGTGGCACGCCTATCGCGCTGGATGGCGGGCGTAAGGA belongs to Pantoea sp. At-9b and includes:
- a CDS encoding EthD domain-containing protein; the encoded protein is MLKLIMSVKRLPTLSREAFDDHWQNHHAPLVRKHAEVLGIRRYIQTAPLPNPEAQQALQQGRASDPVDFDGCAELWWDDLAAHLAARTTEQGLAALKELIEDERRFVDLSRSQLWYGEEREIL